One window from the genome of Thermaerobacter marianensis DSM 12885 encodes:
- a CDS encoding ABC transporter ATP-binding protein produces MRWRAAPSGGRREGGGSVGFALEVRGVRVGYAADPVLDGVTLEVHRGEWLAVAGPNGSGKTTLLRALTGFLEPWGGAVYLEGTALSAWRPSQRARRMAVAGVEPGPVTGLTVAEYVALGRTPHLQGMWSWEGPRDREVVARALAWVGLDPLADRPLETLSAGQRQKAVLARALAQEPVVLLLDEPTSHLDLRHQVEIMDLLDGLRRGLGLTLVAVLHDLNLAALYCQRLVLLQDGRVAAAGEPAQVIRADVLRRVYGCPVLVVPHPRLGVPQVALLPGVPPGPEAGSCRADEPAAAAGA; encoded by the coding sequence GTGCGCTGGAGAGCGGCCCCCTCCGGGGGGCGGCGAGAAGGGGGTGGGTCCGTGGGCTTTGCCCTGGAGGTGCGGGGCGTGCGGGTGGGGTACGCGGCCGACCCCGTGCTGGACGGCGTGACCTTGGAGGTCCACCGCGGGGAGTGGCTGGCCGTGGCCGGCCCCAACGGATCGGGCAAGACCACCCTGCTGCGCGCCCTGACGGGTTTCCTCGAGCCCTGGGGTGGCGCGGTGTACCTGGAAGGGACGGCGCTGTCCGCTTGGCGCCCTTCGCAGCGGGCGCGGCGCATGGCCGTGGCCGGCGTGGAGCCGGGACCCGTCACCGGGCTGACCGTGGCGGAGTACGTGGCGTTGGGGCGCACACCGCATCTTCAAGGGATGTGGTCCTGGGAAGGTCCCCGGGACCGGGAGGTGGTGGCCCGGGCCCTCGCCTGGGTAGGCCTTGATCCCCTGGCGGACCGGCCCCTGGAGACCTTGAGCGCCGGCCAGCGGCAGAAGGCGGTGCTGGCCCGGGCTCTGGCCCAAGAGCCGGTGGTCCTGCTGCTGGACGAACCCACCAGCCACCTGGACCTGCGCCACCAGGTGGAGATCATGGACCTGCTGGACGGGCTGCGGCGTGGCCTGGGTCTCACCCTGGTGGCCGTGCTGCACGACCTGAACCTGGCCGCCCTCTACTGCCAGCGACTGGTGCTGTTGCAGGACGGCCGGGTGGCGGCGGCGGGGGAGCCCGCCCAGGTGATCCGGGCCGACGTGCTCCGCCGGGTCTACGGCTGCCCGGTGCTGGTCGTACCCCACCCCCGGCTGGGCGTGCCCCAGGTCGCCCTGCTGCCGGGCGTTCCGCCGGGG
- a CDS encoding FecCD family ABC transporter permease — protein sequence MLLAAALGLAIVLATGLGAVAVPPAEVVRVLIRGAAGLVTGAGDGEASPAARILLDIRLPRVLLAGLVGASLAAAGSAFQTLFRNPMADPYVLGVSSGGALGAAVAYLVLAIAPGLTGGGGAAAGSATGASAAAGAAGAAAGTAGAGELAAWAVAGARVLAGILGYGLVPAFAFAGALGAVVAVGRLARVGGRLAVGTLLLAGVAVASLLGAVVSLLVYLSGERLRPIVFWLLGGLSGAGWRDVGVVALAAGVGLSVLAAQARALNALWLGEEAAHHLGIDVEAVKRRLLVAGSLLAATAVSVSGIIGFVGLIVPHAVRMLVGADHRRLLPGAVLAGATVMIACDTVARVVLAPAELPVGVITALAGAPWFLWLLRRNAGGHDPWTG from the coding sequence TTGCTCCTGGCGGCGGCCCTGGGGCTCGCCATCGTGCTGGCCACGGGGCTCGGCGCGGTGGCGGTGCCGCCGGCCGAGGTGGTGCGGGTGCTGATCCGGGGGGCGGCAGGCCTGGTCACGGGGGCCGGCGACGGCGAGGCATCGCCCGCCGCCCGGATCCTGCTGGACATCCGGCTGCCGCGGGTGCTGCTGGCGGGGCTGGTGGGGGCGTCCCTGGCAGCAGCGGGCAGCGCCTTTCAGACGCTGTTTCGCAACCCCATGGCGGATCCGTACGTGCTCGGCGTCTCCAGTGGCGGGGCCCTGGGGGCGGCCGTCGCATACCTGGTCTTGGCGATCGCCCCCGGGCTGACGGGCGGTGGGGGTGCGGCGGCCGGCTCCGCCACCGGGGCGTCCGCGGCGGCCGGGGCCGCAGGGGCGGCCGCCGGTACGGCGGGTGCCGGGGAGCTGGCGGCGTGGGCCGTCGCCGGCGCCCGGGTCCTGGCCGGGATCCTGGGTTACGGTCTGGTTCCCGCCTTCGCCTTCGCCGGTGCCCTGGGCGCCGTGGTGGCGGTCGGCCGGCTGGCCCGGGTGGGCGGGCGGCTGGCCGTGGGCACGCTGCTGCTGGCCGGGGTGGCGGTGGCGTCGCTGCTGGGCGCCGTGGTCTCCCTGCTGGTGTACCTAAGCGGTGAGCGGCTGCGGCCCATCGTCTTCTGGCTGCTGGGCGGCCTGTCGGGCGCCGGCTGGCGCGACGTGGGCGTCGTGGCATTGGCGGCCGGTGTAGGGCTTTCTGTGCTGGCCGCCCAGGCCCGGGCCCTCAACGCCCTGTGGCTGGGAGAAGAGGCGGCCCACCACCTGGGCATCGACGTGGAGGCGGTCAAGCGGCGGCTGCTGGTGGCCGGGTCGCTGCTGGCGGCCACCGCCGTGAGCGTCAGCGGGATCATCGGCTTCGTCGGGCTGATCGTGCCCCACGCCGTGCGGATGTTGGTCGGGGCGGACCACCGGCGCCTCCTGCCGGGAGCCGTCCTGGCCGGTGCCACCGTGATGATCGCCTGCGACACCGTGGCGCGGGTGGTCCTGGCCCCAGCCGAGCTGCCCGTGGGCGTGATCACGGCCCTGGCCGGGGCGCCCTGGTTCCTGTGGCTGCTGCGTCGGAACGCCGGGGGCCACGACCCCTGGACCGGTTGA
- a CDS encoding ABC transporter substrate-binding protein, whose amino-acid sequence MRTRWTMGRSLQALLRGRRGLALVATLLILALALAGCGGAGSAPGGSGGSPAGSSGQAPAGEAGAAAHTAYPYTFTDDAGRQVTLEARPERIISLAPSNTEILFAIGAGDRVVGVDSFSDFPAEVKDLPKLGGLTDTNYEQIVALKPDLALTIGGTEDQVKKLEELGIPVAVIQPKTVDEVLDRIQRIGELVDAQDGAARVVEDMRARIDAVRQRVAGIPAEQRVRVFYEVWNDPLMTVGPGGFIHDVIVTAGGINVAEGTGQAWPQISLEEVVRQDPQVIVVPASLETSYKELKEKRRQGWEGITAVKEGRIYVIDDNLISRPGPRLVEGLEQLARWFYPDRFQ is encoded by the coding sequence ATGCGGACACGGTGGACCATGGGACGAAGCCTGCAAGCCTTGCTGAGGGGCCGCCGCGGCCTGGCCCTGGTGGCCACCCTTCTGATCCTGGCCCTGGCGTTGGCGGGGTGCGGCGGTGCGGGCTCCGCCCCCGGCGGCAGCGGCGGCAGCCCGGCCGGTTCGTCCGGCCAGGCGCCGGCGGGCGAGGCCGGCGCGGCGGCCCACACCGCGTATCCCTACACCTTCACCGACGACGCCGGCCGGCAGGTGACCCTGGAGGCCCGGCCCGAGCGGATCATCTCCCTGGCGCCCAGCAACACCGAGATCCTGTTCGCCATCGGTGCCGGGGACCGGGTGGTGGGGGTCGACTCCTTCAGCGACTTCCCGGCCGAGGTCAAGGACCTGCCCAAGCTGGGCGGTCTCACCGACACGAACTACGAGCAGATCGTGGCCCTCAAGCCCGACCTGGCCCTCACCATCGGCGGCACCGAGGACCAGGTCAAGAAGCTGGAGGAACTGGGGATCCCCGTGGCGGTGATCCAGCCCAAGACCGTGGACGAAGTGCTGGACCGCATCCAGCGCATCGGCGAACTGGTCGACGCCCAGGACGGCGCGGCCCGAGTGGTCGAGGACATGCGGGCCCGCATCGACGCCGTGCGGCAGAGGGTGGCGGGGATCCCCGCGGAGCAGCGGGTGCGGGTCTTCTATGAGGTGTGGAACGACCCGCTGATGACCGTGGGGCCCGGCGGCTTCATCCACGATGTCATCGTCACCGCCGGCGGCATCAACGTGGCCGAGGGGACGGGCCAGGCCTGGCCCCAGATCAGCCTGGAAGAGGTGGTGCGCCAGGATCCCCAGGTCATCGTGGTGCCCGCGTCCCTGGAGACGTCCTACAAGGAGCTGAAGGAAAAGCGGCGGCAGGGCTGGGAGGGCATCACGGCCGTCAAGGAAGGGCGCATCTACGTCATCGACGACAACCTGATCAGCCGGCCGGGGCCGCGCCTGGTGGAGGGCCTGGAACAGCTGGCGCGGTGGTTCTACCCCGACCGGTTCCAGTGA